In the Heterodontus francisci isolate sHetFra1 chromosome 8, sHetFra1.hap1, whole genome shotgun sequence genome, one interval contains:
- the LOC137372764 gene encoding uncharacterized protein: MTWQPAGNVPPHGSVMPLCRFSSRLSGKAGRSSSLQVESEEPPTHQGGLDGGSRGGLELWDKSLICLWHTFYDLLRSVREKRSHNQRERAKMGGGVPDVRLLTTAEEEATEITGEEGGKTSRDGACTQVAEHLVPQESFSGEEEEANGPEGASSPASCSTSATADRSTRFAEDLRLESGSQAGVHDTDTSQQLREHVLAGSPDKRRTAVDQTPAQPHAHDDPLFVATRSLLNVQQSHMQNMSEMPEVMCGFSCSMEESMQAMMSAMSRAFEWNGFLSRESGELRVESG, translated from the exons atgacatggcagccagcaggcaacgtcccgccccatggttcagtaatgcctctctgcaggttctcctccaggctgtcagggaaggctgggaggtcctcttccctgcaggtgGAGTCAGAAGAGCCTCCAactcaccaaggtggcctggatggaggtagcagaggaggtctcgaactgtgGGATAAATCTTTGATTTGCTTGTGGCACACATtctatgacttgctcagatcagtgagg gagaaaCGAAGCCACAACCAGCGCGAGCGTGCTAAGATGGGAGGCGGGGTCCCTGATGTCAGACTGCTGActacggctgaggaggaggccactGAGATCACGGGAGAGGAGGGAGGCAAAACGAgcagagatg gtgcctgcactcaaGTTGCAGAACACCTCGTGCCCCAAGAATCCTTCTCTGGTgaagaagaagaagccaatggcccAGAGGGTGCATCGTCACCTGCCTCTTGTTCCACCTCCGCCACTGCAGATAGATCCACACGGTTTGCGGAggatttaagattagaatctgggtcacaagctggtgtgcacgacacagacacgtcccagcagctgagggagcatgtgctagctgggtcccctgacaaaaGGAGGACTGCTGTTGACCagacccctgctcagccccacgctcatgatgatcctctgtttgttgctacgagaagtctgctgaatgtgcagcaaagccatatgcaaaatatgtcggagatgcctgaggtcatgtgtggcttttcgtgttccatggaggagtccatgcaagccatgatgtctgccatgtcccggGCATTTGAGTGGAACGGCTTCCTCAGTAGAGAGTCTGGTGAGCTCCGTGTCGAGTCTGGTTGA